The Elaeis guineensis isolate ETL-2024a chromosome 11, EG11, whole genome shotgun sequence genomic interval gatctttcaaaaataaattttattttcaaatttgatcATTATATTTTTAGTTTGAAAAGATGTTGTTTTCTTGATATGTTGTTTTCTTGCTTCTTTCTTTCACAGTGATAATTGAACGATGGAGACTACACTTTGtttatatgaataaaaaaaaaacaaagagagagagacgTGGAGACAATGTTTTGATATAAGAAAACTACAGAAGAAATTGCTGTCTAGTTCCTTCTCATGACATCTGAAACATAGAGCTTGCTCATAATTTGGAATGTTGGCCTTCCAAGCCTTGCCAGGTTTGGTATGGATATGAAAAGGACGAGAAGCATAGCATCATAAAGCGATGGAAGCTGAAGGGATAGGCCCTTTCGCGTTCATCAAAACAGCTTCTTCCCTGCCCCTCATTCCTCACCAGTCCATTCCAATCTCTCTCCAACAAAAAGAGAACATTTTTATAGCTTCTTTTCTTCCAGCGCGTGTCaaagggagaggagggaggagagaaCCCCgttattgtttttccttttgggcTGGTGAAGTGGATCCTTAGTACTGTAGACAGTCGGCGTACTGACCGCAGTAAAGAGAGAAAGCTTTCTACTGCACGACGactcttttaaaaaatttttttataaaggtGTGTCCATGCGGAGATGGGGGTGCTGGGGATGAATTTTATTAAGATTTGGAGAAAGAGTAGACTCAAAAGTTTTGATCTTTTTGTTCAGATCTCTATAAAGTTTTTGAGCTTTCGGAGTGTACGAGGAAGATAGAAAGGTAAGATTTTAGCTCTTCTgcaaattttcagcacttgattattttgagaaagAGTCGGCtcaaaagtttgatttttttGCTCAGACCTCTGTAAAGTTTCAAGCTTTCTGAGTGTACGAGGAACGCCCAAACGTGGGAATTTAGCTCGTGTCTTGAATTTTTCAGAATTTGACATCTGCGTCATGCTTCCAttgaaaaaagaaattttttaattCGCTTAAGAGGAAAATAGATGATTCATTTGTAATTTTAATAACTTTTGAGTATCTATTTGTGAACATccgttttatctatttttaagacTTCTCTAATATGATGCCAATATGAGattcttctcttaaaaaaatctttttctctGCAACTAGAGATAAAGCAGGAAGAACTTTGAGTTCTATTTACTGTGACTTTTGTTGGGCTTTAGGCCCTGGTTCCTCTCAGAAAGGTTGTTCACCTTACCTCTGTCTTTTGTCTCTTAAGTAATTTTTGTCTCTACTTAAGTAATTTTTGTCTCTATTATTCTAATTGATATTTGTATTGCAAAATCACTGAACCTCCACGCTAGAATAATTTAATGTATGACAGAGATTCGCTTCTTGTAAACATAAGTTTTAAAAGCAGATTCTACATGGAACTCACCCTACCGAATTCACCAATTTCACTCTGACAAAGAAAGATAATTTAAACAAGCATCGCATGCCAATATACTGATCCTGCAAAGCTCTGCCATCTTAATCAACCAAATCCCATACTTCCAATAGAACACTAATCTAATACAAGAACAAGAATAATAAAAGTTAAATATACATGCTATATGGCAGGGAGAGAGAGAACGCCAGTAGTTCTTTTACTCTTGAGTCATCAACCCATTAAGATAAACAGGGTGAGAGAATACCGCTCCCAAAAGCTACTAAGATTTGTTCAGTCCAGTTCAACtttcttatttaatttttgaaaacaaAAACAATACCAAACAGGTATAACAAAACGTATTAAAATGACTAAAACAAAGACAACCTGCACCTTTTTGATTCTAAACTAAACCATGATTACATACAATATCCAATGGATAATAAAACTAAATGATGATTACATAGCAAAGTAGAAATCTTGCTTCATTCCGATCTACCAAAAGAGCAAGACATCTAAAAATACAATAACAACAAAGCCCACACCAATCAGGAAGAAAGAaggcaaaaaaaggaaaaaaaaaaaaaaaagagcgagtacaagagagaggagggaagagagaaCATAACGATCCTCAGAGGAAGCCGGTCTTCTGTAAGACGGCGTTCCGCACCCGCCGGAGATCCCTCCCTTTGAGGGTCCGCCCAACGCCCTCGAACACCGAGAACGTCATCACGTGCGACCTCGCCACGATCACGTGCGGCGGcaccatctcctcctcctcctcctcctcttcccctCTTTCCTCTTCCCCGTCCTCCGCTTCcaccctcctccccctcctccagcTCGGCCATGCCGGAACGTTCACCGGTGCCGACTGGTGGAAACCcttccccatccccatccccatccctCCCCCGGCCTCCTCTGCGCCCGCTCTCCCAGCCGGCACCGGAACTGACACGCTCCCACgagccgccgccgccgcccgccGCCTCTGCCGCACGAGGGGCAGGCTGTCCTCCGCTAGCGCCGCCGAAAGGCCAGACCTTTCCGGCACGAAGGACCTGGTTTCGGACCGTCGGTGGCGGTAGCTTTCGGACGGCGAGTAGGAAGgtaggccggcggcagagggggaggaggagccggAGGAGAGTTCGGAGgcggaggagaaggaggaggacCAGACAACGTCGCTCTCATCGAACTCGAGGTTAGGGTAGGGGTCGGAATCGGGCTGATTCAAGAGGCCGAAGAATCGAGCGGAAGAAGACGACGTTAGGTTGGAGTCGAGGGGTACGCTCGTCTCCTCCCCCATCGCCCCTCCGTCGCTTCCTCTCTATCCCCTTGTCGTCGCCGAGTCTCCCACGGTTCTTTCTTTATACCCGAGCGGGGGGCGAGCGGAATAAGAATTGCATCTTATCGTGGTCGTGAGGAGCAATGGACCGCCACATCAGCTGGGGCTGACAGAATCTTGAGAAAAACGGATAACCTTGGATTTGCTCATTCTTCCTAACACCAGACAGCTATGTTCACAGGGTCTATTACCATACATGGGTTCGGATTGTACCTTTCAAGTGAGagaatggttgatttttttttttttttttcccctccgcAGCATTATCATTGGGTCACACCCCATACAGCTTTCCACACCCTCCATGCTCTCTTTTTATCTATCAGCTAAAATGGCTATTGTGTGATTTAacggtgcaaaaaaataaattatttttttcaatacaACAATCTCATAATGACTATAGTGTGATCCAACAATAAATactgtagaaaaaaattattttttatataaaaaaatataacaatcttATAATTACTATTGCACGATCTAGCAGTGTATATCGTGAAAAAAAGATGAATCATTTCTTcatacaaaaaatataatatttttataataattatgatATGATtcgataatatatatcataaaaaaaaaaaaaagatgaaccatTTGTTCACACAATTGATACATACATCAAATATAGTGATTTCATATGTAGAGACGATCTGGATTCTATTTTGGATTAGATGAATTAGTTGATCTAAACCAAACACTCAATGCCACCTGTGCATTAATCAGTAGTGGGTGATTGATTAATGTTATGCTATTTAATCATCCATCAATGGTTGATGCATGGTGCAGAGGTGATTCAACTAGACCCTCTAGTAAATTATAGAGGACTCCGGTATTCGGCGATATGACACAAGAACCCAAAAGTTGCCATCAAGATGAACAAATTTCTTGCTTGGACTTTGACGCTCTCCTGCTTTTAGTTGCTTTCAATCTATA includes:
- the LOC105054085 gene encoding uncharacterized protein; this encodes MGEETSVPLDSNLTSSSSARFFGLLNQPDSDPYPNLEFDESDVVWSSSFSSASELSSGSSSPSAAGLPSYSPSESYRHRRSETRSFVPERSGLSAALAEDSLPLVRQRRRAAAAARGSVSVPVPAGRAGAEEAGGGMGMGMGKGFHQSAPVNVPAWPSWRRGRRVEAEDGEEERGEEEEEEEEMVPPHVIVARSHVMTFSVFEGVGRTLKGRDLRRVRNAVLQKTGFL